A single region of the Pseudomonas mandelii genome encodes:
- a CDS encoding glycosyltransferase family 2 protein — protein MNNTSFLGESAKSFSIVIVNYKTPEITKICLDLLHQHVGGIVPIWVVDNYSADESTEYLRTLDWINLIERTVSEPEQGHIAHGKALDMVLERIESDYLLLMHTDTFIFDKNVFPMMLNKCMKNPNIVAVGCVEQLNRGTTRTLWRFSSRLLKHHFRRLKISLGLRSREPKPYREVYLKSFCTLWNCKLIKQHGLRFSMDDRVPGYTLQDRMTELGYVIEMLSPRKIFSYLDHIQSGTVAAAGGYEKTHRRTKMYNNILKRLNKDNSQS, from the coding sequence ATGAATAACACTAGCTTTCTGGGTGAAAGCGCTAAGAGCTTCAGTATAGTGATAGTGAATTACAAGACACCAGAAATCACCAAGATATGTTTGGATTTATTGCATCAGCATGTGGGTGGTATCGTTCCAATATGGGTAGTTGACAACTATTCCGCCGATGAGAGTACTGAGTACTTGCGGACTCTTGACTGGATCAACTTAATCGAGCGTACTGTTTCTGAACCAGAGCAGGGCCATATCGCCCATGGTAAAGCACTTGACATGGTGTTGGAGCGGATTGAGTCTGATTATTTACTCCTGATGCACACCGATACATTTATTTTCGATAAAAATGTTTTTCCAATGATGCTAAATAAATGCATGAAAAACCCCAACATTGTAGCCGTCGGTTGTGTAGAGCAACTAAATCGTGGGACCACGAGAACCCTTTGGCGGTTTAGCTCACGATTGTTAAAGCACCATTTCAGACGCCTGAAAATCTCCTTGGGATTACGTTCCAGAGAACCAAAACCGTACAGAGAAGTCTACTTGAAGAGTTTCTGTACATTGTGGAACTGCAAACTTATCAAACAGCACGGCTTGCGTTTCTCGATGGATGATCGTGTGCCCGGCTACACCCTCCAAGACCGCATGACCGAGCTTGGCTATGTCATTGAAATGTTATCGCCGCGTAAAATTTTCAGCTATCTAGATCACATTCAGTCCGGCACTGTCGCAGCGGCTGGTGGCTATGAAAAGACTCATAGACGAACCAAAATGTACAACAACATTCTCAAGCGTCTTAACAAAGACAACAGCCAAAGCTAA
- a CDS encoding aminotransferase class V-fold PLP-dependent enzyme, with protein MSKVYPSIDPEGLVEYSVVYTDRSLNHMSQSFQDVMKNISRTLKQVYNAQAVAVVPGSGTFGMEAVARQFATDQQCLVIRNGWFSYRWSQILEMGNIPAATTVLKARPVETGRQAAYAPPPLDEVLAAIQAQKPQIVFAPHVETSSGIILPDEYLRAVGDAVHAVGGLFVLDCIASGTLWVDMQQCAVDLLISAPQKGWSASPCCALVMLSSLALERIEQTQSSSFACDLKKWLQIMQAYEQGGYAYHATMPSDSLARFNEVMKETQAYGFDKVRDEQQALGDRVRAMLTGKGIKSVAAVGFQAPGVVVSYTDDADIKSGKKFANHGLQIAAGVPLQCDEPADFQTFRIGLFGLEKLHNIERTVRTLEQALDEVLVN; from the coding sequence ATGTCAAAGGTATATCCCAGTATCGATCCCGAGGGGTTGGTCGAGTACTCAGTGGTCTACACCGACCGCTCGCTCAACCACATGTCGCAGTCATTTCAAGACGTGATGAAGAACATTTCCAGGACCTTGAAACAGGTCTACAACGCCCAGGCTGTTGCGGTGGTTCCGGGCAGCGGCACATTTGGCATGGAAGCGGTGGCGCGCCAGTTTGCCACCGACCAGCAATGCCTGGTGATACGCAACGGCTGGTTCAGTTATCGCTGGAGCCAGATCCTTGAGATGGGCAACATCCCGGCGGCCACCACGGTGCTGAAAGCCCGACCGGTCGAGACTGGTCGCCAGGCGGCCTACGCCCCGCCCCCTCTGGACGAAGTGCTGGCAGCCATTCAGGCGCAGAAGCCGCAGATTGTCTTCGCCCCCCACGTTGAAACCTCATCAGGGATTATCCTGCCCGACGAGTACCTGCGGGCCGTCGGCGACGCCGTGCACGCGGTGGGTGGCCTGTTCGTGCTGGACTGCATCGCCTCAGGCACGCTTTGGGTTGATATGCAGCAATGCGCGGTAGACTTGCTGATCAGTGCACCACAGAAAGGCTGGAGCGCCTCCCCTTGCTGCGCACTGGTGATGCTCAGTTCGTTGGCCCTCGAGCGCATCGAGCAGACGCAAAGCAGCAGCTTCGCCTGCGACCTGAAAAAGTGGCTTCAGATCATGCAGGCCTACGAACAGGGCGGATATGCCTATCATGCGACCATGCCCAGCGATTCCCTCGCGCGATTTAACGAAGTGATGAAAGAGACGCAAGCCTACGGTTTCGACAAGGTCCGCGACGAACAACAGGCCCTGGGCGATCGGGTGCGCGCAATGTTGACCGGCAAAGGCATCAAAAGCGTGGCCGCAGTGGGCTTTCAGGCGCCTGGCGTAGTGGTGAGCTACACCGATGATGCCGACATCAAGAGCGGCAAGAAATTTGCCAACCACGGCCTGCAGATCGCCGCCGGAGTGCCGTTGCAATGCGACGAGCCGGCCGACTTCCAGACCTTCCGCATCGGTCTGTTCGGACTCGAAAAGCTGCACAATATCGAGCGCACGGTCCGCACCCTCGAGCAGGCATTGGACGAGGTGTTGGTTAACTAA
- a CDS encoding OmpP1/FadL family transporter, whose translation MPTKTTALPACTLLALCCQQAWAGGIMLYEIGTDNAGLANAGAAARAQGPATIASNPAGMSYLPGTQITGGLQVLYGDLSFDRDAGSNVAGSGSGNALEPIPGGSFFISHELDEHWSVGFGQYGDFGLAVNYDNDWSGRYFAQNSSLLGLSLVPSVAYRFNEQWSVGVGVKAMYGMLQAQTAIDRSPFGFTDRADGQYKYKDGAWGYGANVGVIYAPQSGTRIGLAYTSKVDLDFEDRLDVKGDGRLLERISDTNTKLDTTVPQTVTLSLFQQLDRQWALLASANWQDWSEFGEIGVQVDTTAFGAQSKSVDAGFKDTWHLSLGAQYQATEQWLWNVGVAYDSSAVSDSKRSVIVPMGESWRIATGATYALNQDTDINVSWAMVWLGDMPVDQTKSISGNRVSGQFDDAWIQALTGNMTWRF comes from the coding sequence ATGCCAACCAAAACCACTGCCCTGCCTGCTTGTACGCTCCTCGCGCTGTGCTGCCAGCAAGCCTGGGCCGGCGGCATCATGCTCTACGAAATCGGCACCGATAACGCTGGCCTGGCCAACGCCGGTGCCGCCGCCCGGGCCCAAGGCCCAGCGACCATCGCCAGTAACCCGGCGGGTATGAGTTACCTGCCGGGCACGCAGATCACCGGCGGCTTGCAAGTGCTGTATGGCGACCTGAGCTTCGATCGCGACGCCGGCAGCAATGTGGCCGGCAGCGGCAGTGGCAATGCCCTCGAACCGATCCCCGGTGGCAGTTTCTTCATCAGCCATGAACTGGATGAACATTGGAGCGTCGGCTTCGGCCAGTACGGCGACTTCGGCTTGGCGGTCAACTACGACAACGATTGGTCCGGCCGCTACTTCGCGCAGAACTCCAGTCTGCTGGGTCTGTCCCTGGTGCCCAGCGTGGCGTATCGCTTCAACGAGCAATGGTCGGTGGGCGTTGGCGTCAAGGCCATGTACGGCATGTTGCAGGCGCAAACCGCCATCGACCGCTCTCCCTTCGGTTTCACCGATCGCGCTGACGGTCAGTACAAGTACAAGGATGGTGCCTGGGGTTATGGCGCCAACGTCGGGGTGATCTATGCCCCGCAATCCGGCACCCGCATTGGCCTGGCCTACACCAGCAAAGTCGACCTGGACTTCGAAGACCGGCTGGATGTGAAAGGCGACGGCCGTTTGCTGGAACGCATCAGCGACACCAACACCAAACTCGACACCACCGTGCCGCAGACCGTGACCCTCAGCCTGTTCCAGCAACTGGACCGGCAATGGGCCTTGCTGGCCTCGGCCAACTGGCAGGACTGGTCGGAATTCGGTGAGATCGGCGTACAGGTCGACACCACGGCGTTTGGCGCGCAGTCGAAATCGGTCGATGCCGGTTTCAAGGACACCTGGCACCTGTCCCTTGGCGCGCAGTACCAGGCCACCGAGCAATGGCTGTGGAATGTCGGCGTGGCCTACGACAGCAGCGCTGTCTCCGATAGCAAACGCAGCGTGATCGTACCTATGGGCGAGTCCTGGCGCATCGCCACAGGCGCCACCTATGCTCTGAACCAAGACACCGACATCAACGTCAGTTGGGCCATGGTCTGGCTCGGCGACATGCCGGTGGACCAGACCAAGTCGATCTCGGGCAACCGAGTCTCCGGTCAGTTCGACGATGCCTGGATTCAAGCCCTGACCGGCAACATGACGTGGCGTTTCTGA
- a CDS encoding arylsulfatase, which translates to MEQLSDRFKLSIVFAALLSLNGLAHAAQTEKTNILFIVSDDTGYGDLGPYGGGVGRGMPTPSIDELAAEGVTFYSFYAQPSCTPGRAAMQTGRIPNRSGMTTVAFQGQGGGLPAAEWTLASVLKTGGYDTYFTGKWHLGEADYALPNAQGYDVMKYVGLYHLNAYTYADPTWFPDMDPETRAMFQQVTKGALSGKAGEKPIEEFKVNGQYVDTPVVDGKPGVVGIPFFDNYVEKAALEFLDTAAKSDKPFFINVNFMKVHQPNMPAPEFVHKSMSKSKYADSVVELDTHIGRILDKLKALGLDKNTLVVYTTDNGAWQDVYPDAGYTPFRGTKGTVREGGNRVPAIAVWPDKIKPDTKNHELLGGLDLMATFASVAGVKLPEKDREGQPIIFDSYDMTPVLTGSGPSPRKEWFYFTENELSPGAARVGNYKAVFNLRGDDGAQTGGLAVDTNLGWKGAEKYVATVPQVFDLWQDPQERYDLFMNNFTERTWTMVPITGAIMKLMKTYVDYPPRKLQSMGYDGPIELSQYQKFQSVRDTLKKEGINLPMPAGN; encoded by the coding sequence ATGGAACAGCTATCGGATCGTTTCAAACTATCAATAGTGTTTGCTGCGCTTTTGTCACTGAACGGACTTGCCCATGCGGCTCAGACGGAAAAGACCAATATTCTGTTTATCGTCTCCGACGATACCGGCTATGGCGACCTGGGCCCTTACGGCGGTGGGGTCGGTCGAGGCATGCCGACGCCTAGCATCGATGAGCTGGCGGCGGAAGGGGTCACTTTTTACTCTTTTTATGCCCAGCCAAGCTGCACACCGGGTCGGGCAGCCATGCAAACCGGGCGTATTCCTAATCGTAGCGGCATGACCACCGTGGCCTTCCAGGGCCAGGGCGGTGGCCTGCCAGCAGCCGAGTGGACGCTGGCATCGGTGCTGAAAACCGGTGGCTACGACACCTATTTCACCGGCAAATGGCATTTGGGCGAAGCCGATTATGCGCTACCCAATGCGCAAGGTTATGACGTGATGAAATACGTCGGCCTGTATCACCTCAACGCTTACACCTACGCCGATCCGACCTGGTTCCCGGACATGGACCCGGAAACCCGCGCCATGTTCCAACAGGTGACCAAGGGCGCATTGTCCGGCAAGGCCGGGGAAAAACCGATCGAAGAATTCAAGGTCAACGGCCAGTACGTGGACACGCCTGTCGTGGATGGAAAACCCGGCGTGGTCGGCATTCCGTTCTTTGACAACTATGTCGAAAAAGCTGCCCTGGAGTTTCTCGACACGGCAGCCAAATCGGACAAGCCGTTTTTCATCAACGTCAATTTCATGAAAGTGCACCAGCCGAACATGCCTGCACCGGAGTTCGTGCATAAATCCATGTCTAAGTCCAAGTACGCCGACTCGGTGGTCGAACTCGATACCCACATCGGCCGCATTTTGGACAAGCTCAAGGCACTGGGCCTGGATAAGAACACGCTTGTGGTTTACACCACTGACAACGGTGCCTGGCAGGATGTTTATCCGGACGCCGGCTACACCCCGTTCCGCGGGACCAAGGGCACAGTGCGTGAGGGCGGTAACCGGGTACCAGCCATTGCCGTCTGGCCAGACAAGATCAAGCCCGACACAAAAAACCACGAGCTGCTCGGTGGCCTGGACTTGATGGCGACCTTCGCCTCTGTCGCTGGCGTGAAGCTGCCGGAAAAAGATCGCGAAGGTCAGCCAATCATCTTCGACAGTTACGACATGACCCCTGTACTCACCGGCAGTGGCCCTTCTCCGCGCAAGGAGTGGTTCTACTTCACCGAGAACGAACTGTCCCCGGGTGCGGCGCGTGTCGGAAACTACAAGGCCGTATTCAACCTGCGCGGCGATGATGGCGCGCAAACTGGCGGCCTGGCGGTGGACACTAACCTGGGATGGAAAGGCGCAGAAAAATATGTAGCTACCGTGCCGCAGGTCTTTGACTTGTGGCAAGACCCGCAAGAGCGCTATGACCTGTTCATGAACAACTTTACTGAGCGTACCTGGACGATGGTGCCGATCACAGGCGCGATCATGAAGCTAATGAAAACCTACGTCGATTACCCACCACGCAAACTGCAAAGCATGGGTTATGACGGGCCGATCGAGCTGTCGCAATACCAGAAATTCCAATCCGTGCGTGACACCTTGAAAAAGGAAGGCATCAACCTGCCGATGCCAGCAGGTAACTGA
- a CDS encoding 2OG-Fe(II) oxygenase: MAPITQTLPITLSPELDFDQSAASALGDSLASSYIQATPFPHIVIDNFLQEDLIASICSHFPVEPTNNEMLYERGYKGQRKRQISPNECAPYLKTVFNAFNSAPMLQFLEKLTGIEGLIPDPYFTGGGLHETKSGGFLGVHSDFRLNKKLNIERRLNAIIYLNEDWQEEYGGNLELWDIDMKTCLKKVLPIYNRCVIFNTDKDSNHGHPEPLTTPEHITRRSIALYYYTAQTMAADPAQRNKTHYKPRPKDRLSLKYYLNKLIKKRN, encoded by the coding sequence ATGGCCCCCATCACTCAAACACTACCTATCACCCTCTCCCCGGAGCTTGATTTCGACCAGAGCGCCGCCAGCGCTTTGGGTGACTCGCTAGCCAGTAGCTATATCCAGGCTACGCCATTTCCGCATATAGTCATCGATAACTTTTTACAGGAAGACCTGATTGCGAGTATCTGTTCGCACTTCCCAGTCGAGCCAACTAACAACGAAATGCTCTACGAGCGTGGCTATAAAGGTCAGCGCAAACGACAAATCAGTCCCAACGAATGCGCCCCCTATTTGAAGACTGTTTTCAACGCCTTTAACTCGGCCCCCATGTTGCAGTTTCTTGAAAAGCTCACGGGCATCGAAGGTTTGATACCCGACCCCTACTTTACCGGTGGCGGGCTGCATGAAACGAAAAGTGGTGGCTTCCTAGGTGTTCATTCGGACTTCAGACTCAACAAAAAGCTTAATATTGAACGCAGGTTGAATGCCATAATTTATCTGAATGAAGACTGGCAAGAGGAGTACGGCGGCAACCTGGAACTTTGGGATATCGACATGAAGACTTGTCTTAAAAAAGTGCTGCCAATTTATAACCGCTGTGTCATTTTCAACACAGACAAAGACAGTAATCATGGGCACCCCGAGCCTTTAACGACTCCGGAGCACATCACGCGCAGGTCTATAGCGCTTTATTATTACACCGCACAAACCATGGCGGCCGATCCCGCACAAAGAAATAAAACACATTACAAGCCAAGGCCCAAAGATCGTTTAAGCCTCAAGTACTATTTGAACAAACTAATCAAAAAGAGAAACTAA
- a CDS encoding DUF6463 family protein encodes MSNIVAWTLFSLGVLHIPFGIFKFKAAFAAAVNAGFVDQFRAHEDRRAALWFTMLGPLFMLAGQTAIHAVAVGDLALLKIVGIYVLMISIICVIAVPKSGFWATLLVSPLIIAAGYGLYA; translated from the coding sequence ATGTCAAACATCGTCGCATGGACCCTGTTCTCCTTGGGTGTGCTCCATATTCCATTCGGTATTTTCAAGTTCAAAGCAGCATTCGCCGCCGCTGTAAATGCTGGCTTCGTTGACCAGTTCAGGGCGCACGAAGATCGGCGTGCAGCCCTCTGGTTTACCATGCTGGGGCCGCTTTTTATGCTCGCAGGGCAGACAGCGATCCACGCCGTAGCCGTTGGCGATCTTGCGCTACTTAAGATTGTTGGCATCTATGTGCTGATGATCTCGATCATTTGCGTCATTGCTGTTCCAAAATCTGGGTTCTGGGCAACGCTCCTGGTTTCTCCGCTGATCATCGCGGCAGGGTATGGCTTGTATGCCTGA
- a CDS encoding YajG family lipoprotein, with translation MRPLFVPAMAFASLLLAGCASAPNDPTLTLQTSKTPAQYADCVVPKLQGSALSPTVSQTQRSYRIVVPSKVSADNVLEAYKSGSGGKVFIYERHLLASNFLPSSFGRAAQDCI, from the coding sequence ATGCGCCCTTTATTTGTGCCTGCCATGGCGTTTGCCTCTTTATTGCTCGCCGGTTGCGCTTCTGCACCGAACGACCCGACGCTGACCCTGCAGACCAGTAAGACACCTGCGCAATACGCCGACTGCGTCGTACCGAAATTGCAGGGCAGTGCGTTGAGCCCGACCGTCTCGCAGACCCAGCGCAGCTACCGGATCGTGGTGCCGAGCAAAGTCTCTGCGGACAACGTGCTGGAAGCCTACAAGTCCGGCAGTGGCGGCAAGGTGTTCATCTACGAGCGGCACTTGCTGGCCTCGAACTTCCTGCCGTCGAGTTTCGGACGCGCCGCCCAGGATTGCATCTGA